In Seonamhaeicola sp. S2-3, the genomic window TTGGGGGTCTAATGATCCTGCTCCTGATGGTAGTTGGGAGTCTTGGGATTTGATAATTGAATATGAACAAATAAAACCATCAGGTTTACCTAATGGACAATTATCTAACGATGATCTTGCTGCTGCTGAAGCAGGGGAAACAATTGTGTTTCCTCTAGATACAAAGGGGTATAGGTATATTAGATTTAAAACATTACGTAATTGGTCAAACGGAACGTATGTTAATTTTAATGAGATATCCCTGTGGGGACAACCAATAGACTAAGTATACGTTCACTTTAAATATAAAAAAAATGAAAACTATAATAAAACATATAAGCGTTATATGCTTAATTCTAGGGTTGCTGGTTTTAGCTTCCTGCTCGCCTATAGATGAATATAATAAATATAAAGAAGGTGGAGATATTGTATACCCAGCCAAGGTAGATTCTGTAATAGTTTATCCAGGAAAAAACAGAATACATTTAGCAATGGTACTAGGTAGCGATCCTACAGTCAATAAAATCAAGGCTTTTTGGAAAAACAGACAAGATTCTACAGAGGTCATGTTTTCTAGAACCAAGGTCAATGATACTATAGATTTACTGATAGAAAATTTACAAGAAGGCGTATATAACTTTCAACTTTATACGTTTGATACATTTGGAAACCAATCTGTAGTAAAGAATGTTTCAGGAACCGTTTTCGGTGATACGTTTCAAAACTCTATTTTTAATAGACAAATTGAGTCTGCCACTTGCGGTATTATAAATTGGGTGCCTCCTGTGTCATCAATGATTGGGGTAGAAGTCAATTATATAAATGATTTAGATGAAGAACAAATAATTATGGTTACCAACCAAGACCAAGCAACAACTTTAGAGGGGATAAAAGAAGGAACACCATTTAAGTTCAGAACCCTTCATGTTCCAGATACTAAGTCAATTGATACGTTTTATACCGCATTTAAAACGGAAACCATAAAAACTATTGAATTAAAAACAGGTGAATACGAGGTGATTTCAGAACATAATACACCTCATGGGTGGATGCCTAATAAAGGCCATAAGCGAGAGGTTACTAAAATAAGTGACTATCAATATTCTTATATATTATCAACCGATGCAGGAAATGCTGTTCCAATGATAATAAATGTAGACCCCGTAACATTAAAGACATCGGTAGATTTACAAGAAATAGGAGATTTTGGTGCACCGTGGTATATGACTGCTGAAAGCATTGAAAGTGATGATAATTTTATTTCTTACTGCGATGGTATTATTAGCGTAAGGCTACATATTGATAACCTAGATAGAAGTAACCTGTGGGGCGACTTCACTGTGGCTGTGAAATTACAAGATTAAACGTTTCACTTCATCTAAGTGCAAACCTAGTATGGTATTAAACCTTAATAGTTTATGTTTATTTACAACAAGAACATTTAAGGTTTTTTCCATTAAAATGCACACAAATTCTAGGTCGATAAAGAATAAATTAAGTTGTTTTGTAAAGAGCAAACAACAGTATAAAAATACCAGATAAAAGTAAAAATGAAACTATACCCATTAAAATTTGAACCACTTTATAAGTATAGAATATGGGGTGGTGAAAAATTAAAAACGGTTTTACATAAAAATTATATAGAAGAAAATATAGGAGAGTCTAGGGAGATTTCAGGTGTTGAAAATGATGAAACTTTGGTAGCTCAAGGTACATTAAAAAATAAAACACTAAAAGAATTAATAGCAAATTATAAACAAAATTTAGTAGGGGAAGTAGTGTATCAAAAATTTGGAAACACTTTTCCTCTACTAATTAAATTTATAGATGCTAAAACACCGCTTTCAATTCAAGTACATCCAAGTAATGAAATAGCAAAAGAGCGTCATAATTCCTTTGGAAAAAATGAAATGTGGTATGTTATGCAAGCCGATGATGATGCAGAATTAATTGT contains:
- a CDS encoding DUF4998 domain-containing protein — translated: MKTIIKHISVICLILGLLVLASCSPIDEYNKYKEGGDIVYPAKVDSVIVYPGKNRIHLAMVLGSDPTVNKIKAFWKNRQDSTEVMFSRTKVNDTIDLLIENLQEGVYNFQLYTFDTFGNQSVVKNVSGTVFGDTFQNSIFNRQIESATCGIINWVPPVSSMIGVEVNYINDLDEEQIIMVTNQDQATTLEGIKEGTPFKFRTLHVPDTKSIDTFYTAFKTETIKTIELKTGEYEVISEHNTPHGWMPNKGHKREVTKISDYQYSYILSTDAGNAVPMIINVDPVTLKTSVDLQEIGDFGAPWYMTAESIESDDNFISYCDGIISVRLHIDNLDRSNLWGDFTVAVKLQD